DNA from Amycolatopsis sp. DSM 110486:
TCTCGCTCAGCGAAGCCGACCTCGCCCGGCTCGAAGCCGCCGTGCCACACACCGCCGTGGCGGGAGATCGCGACACGCCCGCGGGGCTGGCCAAGACGAACGGCTGACCACTGTCCACTTCGGACCCGGCTGTGCCGCCCGGGTCGAGGTGGAGGTCTACCGGCGCAGCGGCACGAGATCGTCCGCGTGGACGACCTCACGGCGGTGCTCCACGGGGACCTCGTGGCTCGACCGGCCGATCAGATCCGGCAGCTCGCCCGCGTCGAACGCCACCACGCCGCGCGCGACCGGGACGTCCTTGGCATCAACGAGGTCCACGACGTCGCCCGCCTCGAACTTGCCGAGCACGCCGGTGATGCCGGCCGCCAGCAGCGAGCGGCGGCGCAGGATCGCGACCACCGCGCCGTCGTCAAGACGGAGGCGGCCGGACGAGTCGGCGGCGTAGCCGAGCCAGAAGCGGCGCGCGGACAGGCGGGTGTCGGCGGGCGCGAAGACCGTGCCGACGTCGGCCGCGCCGAGGGCGCCCGCGGCGTCGACGGCGGCGGCGAGCAGCACGGGGATGCCGGCGCCCGCGGCGGTGCGGGCGGCGGCGAGCTTCGAGACCATGCCGCCCGTGCCGAGGCCCGAGGAGGACATGCCGACGGAGATGCCCTCCACATCGGACTCGCTCAGCACCTCGGCGATCTTGCGCGTGGCGCCGTCGCGAGGATCGCCGTCGTAGAGACCGTCCACATCGGACAGCAAGATCAGTGCGTCGGCGCCGATGAGGTGGGCGACGAGGGCGGCGAGGCGGTCGTTGTCGCCGAAGCGGATTTCCTGCGTGGCCACGGTGTCGTTCTCGTTGACCACGGGCACGGCGCCGAGGGCGAGCAGCCGCGAGAACGTGCGCTGCGCGTTGCGGTAGTGCGCGCGGCGCACCACGTCGTCGGACGTCAGCAGGACCTGGCCGACGGTGAGCGAGTACCTGCCGAACGATTCCGCGTACGCGTGGGCCAGCGCGAGCTGACCGACGCTCGCCGCCGCCTGCTTCGTGGCCAGGTCACGCGGGCGCTTGCCCAGCGACAGCGGCGCGAGGCCGGCGCCGATGGCACCCGAGGACACGAGCACGATCTGGCAGTCGCGGGCCACGCGCGCCGCGATGGCGTCGACCAGCGCGTCGAGCCGCTTGACGTCCAGGCCGCTGCCGGCGGTCGTCAGCCCGGACGAACCGACCTTGACGACGAGCCTGCGGGCTTCGGCGATCTCGACGCGCGTGCCGCTCACCGGTCCAGTTCCTCCAGATCGTCGTCGAAGTCATCCGCATGGTCGGCGGAGGCCGAGTCGGAGTCCTCGTCGGAGAACGACTCGTCCTCCCCGGTCCCGTCACGACGGATCCGGCGGGCTTCCTTGCGCTCCGCCGCGCCGATGCGGTCGCTCTTCTCCAGCCGCACGTCAGTGCCGCGTCCGGACAGGTGCACCGCGACGCTGGGCGACGACGGCTCCCACTCGAACTGCACGTCGCCGATCGTGACCGGGCTGCCCGGCTTCGCACCCTTCTTCGCGAGCGCGTCCTCGACGCCGAGACGGTTGAGCCGGTCGGCGAGGTAGCCGACGGCCTCGTCGTTGGCGAAGTTCGTCTGCCGGATCCAGCGCTCGGGCCGGGCACCGCGGACGATGAACGCGCCCTCTTCCTCCGGGTCGGCCGAGACGGTGAAGCCGCTGTCGTCGATGGCCAGCGGGTGCAGCACGATGCGCTGCTGCTCCAGCACCGGCTGCGCCTCGCGGTACTCCTCCACGACCTTCGCCAGCGCGAAGGTGAGCTCCCGCAGGCCCTTGCGCGAGGCCGTCGAGATCTCGAACACCTGCAGGCCGCGGGCCTCGAACTCGGGCCGCACGAACTCCGCCAGCTCCGCGGCTTCCGGCACGTCGATCTTGTTGAGCACCACCACGCGCGGGCGCTCGTCGAGCTTGCCGCCCAGGCCCGGGGTGTACTTGGCGAGCTCCTCTTCGAGAGCGTCCACATCGGACACCGGGTCCCGGCCCGGCTCCAGCGTCGCGCAGTCGACCACATGCACCAGCACGGCGCAGCGCTCGATGTGGCGCAGGAAGTCCAGACCCAGGCCCTTGCCCTCCGACGCGCCCGGGATCAGGCCCGGCACGTCGGCCATCGTGAACACGGTGGAGCCGGCGGTGATCACGCCGAGGTTCGGCACGAGCGTGGTGAACGGGTAGTCGGCGATCTTCGGCTTCGCGGCCGAGAGCACGGAGATCAGCGACGACTTGCCCGCGCTCGGGAAGCCGAGCAGGCCGACGTCGGCGACCGAACGCAGCTCCAGCACCAGGTTGCGCGACTCGCCGGGCTCGCCCAGCAGCGCGAACCCGGGGGCCTTGCGGGCCTTCGACGCCAGCGACGCGTTGCCGAGCCCGCCGCGGCCGCCCTGGGCCGCGATGAACGTGGTGCCGGGCGACACGAGGTCGGCCACGAGCTCGCCGTCCTCCGTGAAGACGACGGTGCCGGACGGCACGCGCATCTCCAGCGGGTCGCCGGCGGCGCCGTTGCGGTTGTTGCCCTGGCCCATCTTGCCGTTGCCGGCGCGGGCATGGGGGCGGAAGTGGAAGTCGAGCAGGGTGTGGACGTTGGGGTCGACGACGAGCGTGACGTCGCCGCCGTTGCCGCCGTTGCCGCCGTCCGGACCCCCCAGGGGCTTGAACTTTTCGCGGTGCACGGAGGCACAGCCGTTGCCCCCGTCACCGGCGGTCAGGTGGATCACCGCGCGGTCCACGAACCGGGACGCCATGGCACTGCCTCACTTCACTCGCGAAGAAAAAACTCTCGGACAACACAAACGAGGGGTGGCGCCGGATATTCCGGCTCCACCCCTCGTCGGAAAGTCGTGTTGCAGAAAACCCGAAGATCAGGCTTCTGCGGCGACCGAAGGCACGATGTTGACCGTCTTGCGGCCACGCTTGGTGCCGAACTCGACCGCACCGGCGGCGAGCGCGAACAGCGTGTCGTCGCCGCCACGGCCGACGTTCACGCCGGGGTGGAACTTGGTGCCACGCTGGCGGATCAGGATCTCGCCGGCGTTCACCTCCTGGCCGCCGTAGCGCTTCACGCCCAGTCGCTGGGCATTGGAGTCACGACCGTTGCGGGAGCTGGACGCACCCTTCTTGTGAGCCATCGCTCAAGCCTCTTTCTGAAAGTCTGCGAAGATCCGAAGAACTACTTGGAGATACCGGTGACCTCAACGCGGGTCAGCTTCTGCCGGTGACCCTGGCGCTTGTGGTAGCCGGTCTTGTTCTTGAACTTGTGGATCCGGATCTTCGGACCCTTGGTCTGCTCCACGACCTTGCCGGTAACCGAGACCTTCGCCAACGCGTCGGCGTCCGTGGTGACCTCGCCACCGTCCACGAACAGCACAGCGGGGAAGGTGTGCTCGGTGCCCGGCTCGCCCTCGAGCTTCTCGACCTCGACGACGTCGCCGACGGCCACCTTGTACTGCTTGCCGCCGGTCTTGACGATCGCGTACGCCGACACGGAAGTCTCCTGCATTAACTCGGCCCTGTAACTACTAGGCAATCGGGTGGGGGGCTGGCGCGGACGGCCCGCCCGAAGGCGGTCCAGGTGCTCGCGCAGCGGCCTGCTCTGGTGGTAGGCCGTACTACAGGTTACGTGAGGTTCCCCGGTGGATGGACACCGGGGTCCCCTACGTGGTCTTTCAGCTCTGCTCCGAGGCGTGCACCGGCGGACCCGCCGGGCGCGACGCCGCCCGGCGCGACCGGCGCCGGGTGGGTCGCGTGGCCGGAGCCGGCACGTCGACCTCGGATTCGGCCTCCGAAGTCGACGCGGCCGCCTCAGCGGTCTCGGCGGTCTCGGCAACCTCGGTCTTCTCAACCGTCTCAACCGGCTGAGCCGCTTCCTCGACGGCCGGCGCCGGGGTCTCGGCGGCCGGGGCCGCCGTCTCCTGCGCCGTCTCCACCGTCTTCACGGCCTCCGCCAGTGGCTTCGGCTCGTCCTCGACGTGCGGCTCCGGCTCGCCCTCGTGCTCGCCCTTGTGGGACGCCGCCTTCGACGCGTTCACCATCGCCTGCACGGCCGACACCACGGACTCGCGCTGCTCGGGCGTGGGCGCCGGGGCCGGCTCCACGACCTTGGTGGGCTCGGCCTGCTGCTCGTCGCCCTTGCCGCGGCCGCGCGAGCGACGGGAGCTCTTGGTGTCCCCACCGCCGCCGCCGTGGTTGTGGCCGTTGGTGCCGCCGCCGTTGCCGCCACCACCGGTGCGCTGCGGCTCGGTGGACACGATGACCCCGCGGCCCTTGCAGTGCTCACACGGCGTGGAGAACGCCTCGAGCAGGCCCGTGCCGATCTTCTTGCGGGTCATCTGCACCAGACCCAGCGACGTGACCTCGGCGACCTGGTGACGCGTGCGGTCGCGGCCGAGGCACTCGGTGAGGCGGCGCAGCACCAGCTCGCGGTTGGACTCGAGCACCATGTCGATGAAGTCGATCACGATGATGCCGCCGATGTCGCGCAGCCGCAGCTGGCGGACGATCTCCTCCGCCGACTCCAGGTTGTTGCGCGTCACCGTCTCTTCGAGGTTGCCGCCCGAGCCGGTGAACTTGCCGGTGTTGACGTCGATCACCGTCATCGCCTCGGTGCGGTCGATGACGAGGTAACCACCCGAGGGCAGCCAGACCTTGCGGTCGAGCGCCTTCGTGATCTGCTCGTCGATCCGGTGGTCGGCGAACACGTCGCCGGTGCCGGTGTAGCGCTTGAGGCGGTCGGCCAGGTCCGGGGCCACGTGCTCCACGTACGAGTGGATCGTGTCAAACGACTTGCCGCCCTGCACTTCGAGCTTGGCGAAGTCCTCGGTGAACAGGTCGCGCACGACCTTCACCAGCAGGTCGGGCTCTTCGTAGAGCATGGTCGGCGTGCCGCCCTTTTTGGCGGAACCGGCGTCGGCCTTCTCCTTGATGACGTCCCACTGCACCTTGAGGCGCCGGACGTCGCGGTCGAGCTCCTCCTCGACGATGCCTTCCGACGCGGTGCGGATGATCACGCCCGCGTCCTCCGGGACGATCCGCTTGAGGATGTCCTTGAGCCGGC
Protein-coding regions in this window:
- the rpmA gene encoding 50S ribosomal protein L27, with translation MAHKKGASSSRNGRDSNAQRLGVKRYGGQEVNAGEILIRQRGTKFHPGVNVGRGGDDTLFALAAGAVEFGTKRGRKTVNIVPSVAAEA
- the proB gene encoding glutamate 5-kinase, with amino-acid sequence MSGTRVEIAEARRLVVKVGSSGLTTAGSGLDVKRLDALVDAIAARVARDCQIVLVSSGAIGAGLAPLSLGKRPRDLATKQAAASVGQLALAHAYAESFGRYSLTVGQVLLTSDDVVRRAHYRNAQRTFSRLLALGAVPVVNENDTVATQEIRFGDNDRLAALVAHLIGADALILLSDVDGLYDGDPRDGATRKIAEVLSESDVEGISVGMSSSGLGTGGMVSKLAAARTAAGAGIPVLLAAAVDAAGALGAADVGTVFAPADTRLSARRFWLGYAADSSGRLRLDDGAVVAILRRRSLLAAGITGVLGKFEAGDVVDLVDAKDVPVARGVVAFDAGELPDLIGRSSHEVPVEHRREVVHADDLVPLRR
- the rplU gene encoding 50S ribosomal protein L21, producing the protein MSAYAIVKTGGKQYKVAVGDVVEVEKLEGEPGTEHTFPAVLFVDGGEVTTDADALAKVSVTGKVVEQTKGPKIRIHKFKNKTGYHKRQGHRQKLTRVEVTGISK
- the obgE gene encoding GTPase ObgE, with amino-acid sequence MASRFVDRAVIHLTAGDGGNGCASVHREKFKPLGGPDGGNGGNGGDVTLVVDPNVHTLLDFHFRPHARAGNGKMGQGNNRNGAAGDPLEMRVPSGTVVFTEDGELVADLVSPGTTFIAAQGGRGGLGNASLASKARKAPGFALLGEPGESRNLVLELRSVADVGLLGFPSAGKSSLISVLSAAKPKIADYPFTTLVPNLGVITAGSTVFTMADVPGLIPGASEGKGLGLDFLRHIERCAVLVHVVDCATLEPGRDPVSDVDALEEELAKYTPGLGGKLDERPRVVVLNKIDVPEAAELAEFVRPEFEARGLQVFEISTASRKGLRELTFALAKVVEEYREAQPVLEQQRIVLHPLAIDDSGFTVSADPEEEGAFIVRGARPERWIRQTNFANDEAVGYLADRLNRLGVEDALAKKGAKPGSPVTIGDVQFEWEPSSPSVAVHLSGRGTDVRLEKSDRIGAAERKEARRIRRDGTGEDESFSDEDSDSASADHADDFDDDLEELDR